Proteins encoded by one window of Lathyrus oleraceus cultivar Zhongwan6 chromosome 1, CAAS_Psat_ZW6_1.0, whole genome shotgun sequence:
- the LOC127102943 gene encoding uncharacterized protein LOC127102943, whose product MEEYEACILGNEEAIDLRIKTLEVYGDSALIINQIKGEWGTYNAKLIRYRDHVRKMIAYFDEITFHYIPREENQLADTLATLSFMFKVKWNNEAPSIRIQCLDEPIYCVKVEAEMDNKPWFYDIKRFLQKQEYLANSSSRYKKTLRRLVSQFFLKSDVLYERNNDMVLLRFLDGYKADMLIKEIHEGSFGTHANGHTMAKKILRAGYYLLTMESDFFKYIKRCRKS is encoded by the coding sequence ATGGAAGAATATGAGGCATGCATCCTAGGAAACGAAGAAGCAATTGACCTAAGAATCAAGACCTTAGAAGTATACGGAGACTCTGCTCTCATTATcaatcaaatcaaaggagaatggggGACATATAATGCTAAGCTAATCAGGTATCGAGACCATGTTCGGAAGATGATCGCCTACTTTGATGAGATCACTTTCCATtatattcctcgagaagagaatcaaCTAGCAGACACCCTAGCCACTTTATCATTCATGTTTAAAGTTAAGTGGAACAATGAGGCACCTTCTATAAGGATTCAATGTTTGGACGAACCAATATATTGCGTAAAAGTTGAAGCGGAAATGGATAATAAACCTTGGTTTTACGACATTAAACGGTTCCTTCAGAAACAAGAGTACCTTGCAAATTCTTCAAGCAGATATAAGAAAACACTCAGAAGATTGGTATCACAATTTTTCCTCAAGAGTGATGTACTTTACGAAAGAAATAAcgacatggtcttactcagattCCTAGATGGATACAAAGCAGACATGCTTATCAaagagattcatgaaggatcctttggcACTCACGCCAATGGGCATACAATGGCTAAGAAAATTCTCAGAGCAGGGTATTACTTGTTGACTATGGAGTCTGATTTCTTCAAATACATCAAGAGGTGTCGTAAGTCTTAG